From the genome of Spinacia oleracea cultivar Varoflay chromosome 2, BTI_SOV_V1, whole genome shotgun sequence, one region includes:
- the LOC110782002 gene encoding histone-lysine N-methyltransferase ASHH2 isoform X2: MGPCEQSAEPACVSPRMFFADGVEELVDNVLGERLMECSVEPLSSFNISSPMADRGGDDSVVQFIDQQHCFSDPCGGLGELGMEDGNTTYNCPVPVANNSETSIERADLECAYGTEDICDVVGERLDELILEPLSGLDISLHASKEEQGSVLEFSSEEGFCELDHISGTLEGRDETAKDFCQSTTCTDTDFEPVIDRHDVQCEHADNNSELGSASSIKCCLNNICNDGGQCEHEMNSCLSNLTVDGRFLSVTQQVAGSPSGSATPYMSATKAGCGSSVPGSFAEAVCTGTVDNGTSKSLVVPDTFRTDDSDASPNFTRAIENFNHAGYTEKDNAGTEVDTCELKCLQTSSLPLRRSSRSRKSVQKVPRVKNATMCTKKATKVCQTPDLLSEATRKKRSSLSRSICSSDWGKLKNLSKYFQEFQQSNEISVNLMIDQRSSKKKAGQRNRKKNMLNVIASSQFSEGRKEVPYRPIRLKVTFGKKEEPSKVDGIAPVVVDAFPGFQPADSSKGLNSCSYIDSSGEHVKDSSVSKDKCSNSTSNVQFAGSNVEMCSESGRSSNEDSAQLDFEKRDSLCADKFSDPGTSPDSEVIDQLLGSVIGPMASCGNACPRSHSSPASKKKSKNKRYKKEKLCLAGNPALEYQHSADRAKISKKGGQLQKLVDDLRSINNINADSENPPSSTSGSELVLTDLLPVVDDGSRGAGDLDNGADTNAYSSLTIGIESANSGNSCELVPLNETQAKRNSKGSRTKGKPRNKSKITDVIRHQVEPFGQQKAKSKSTSKHKVMETGILSEAYKIKPRPGTGNQDMLDLGKTDVSNEVPLDIACCLDLSTTVVGKQTSAPRVAWVCCDECLKWRCIPAELADSIEQTNCRWTCKDNGDQAFADCSIPQEKSNAEINAELQISDEEDARDGHLGSKGSGLGQPVAFQPSTWMLIKSNLFLHRSRKAQTMDEVMVCHCKPPVNGRLGCGSQCLNRMLNIECVQGTCPCGDLCSNQLFQKKQYAMLSWFRCGKKGYGLQVLENTSEGKFLIEYVGEVLDLQSYEARQRDYAAKGHKHFYFMTLNGNEVIDASAKGNLGRFVNHSCDPNCRTEKWVVNGEICVGLFASRNIKKGEELTFDYNYVRVFGAAVKKCHCGSRKCRGYIGGDPLNSQVIVQGDSDEEFPEPVVIDENGEIDRSLEDMMAKSISQDAEQALNGDKLIEENSEDIVESGEMVNKIKYLTDDVDQSQTVPVKDTVNEVHESTDSLLGLDLKNLRNGPLSAIQSQTSRTEHTTSTPASSPESDILLVENTIQKSFSGSIDSNSRVSELDIKCELPHARPRSRMKISRPSKSVKNRKFSGNSANVGKALLTGHRSKILSHKSKKSLEGSANGHLEAVEAKLNELLDADGGICKKKDASKGYLKLLLLTAASGDSGNGGSIQSNRDLSMILDAMLKSKSRGVLLDIINKNGLQMLHNMMKLYRTDFKKIPILRKLLKVLEFLAEKEILTMEHINGDSLHPGVESLRESVLYFTNHKDNQVHQIARNFRDRWIPRKFNRMDRRREFRRGSNSNNRYFGTGHHWREQGAPDTERSITCSDQSVTITNPNPADDRMLQEASCSQLTDSQTTLTRPRKRKSRWDQPACPRSPKNIRTNPIVEIIEDFSKHENKVPDDETMQNSDEDDEAPPGFSYPLDPVNDSPPGFSTSAQCPSMGLLQERFNPRLPVAYGIPLSVIQKSGTLLCGTVDSWDIAPGMPFQPFPPLPPYPRRDRRQVAEQEEAREGYNGDQGVPSTSGASANLLHQQNTVATNPNVFQQGRFRNIPGNRYNRQKKWNNQKSRPPWLRNLDGWGFRGNYPPHPRNGSSEINTETVANELNDNHLADVNHSIEYAVLFETRQVHGIGEFETE; the protein is encoded by the exons ATGGGTCCTTGTGAGCAGTCAGCTGAACCTGCGTGCGTCTCGCCGCGAATGTTTTTTGCTGATGGGGTCGAGGAACTAGTGGATAATGTTCTTGGTGAGAGATTAATGGAGTGTTCTGTGGAGCCTCTTTCAAGCTTTAACATTAGTTCACCAATGGCTGATAGAGGTGGTGATGATTCTGTTGTACAATTTATTGATCAACAGCATTGTTTCTCTGACCCGTGTGGTGGGCTAGGTGAATTGGGAATGGAAGATGGGAATACAACATATAATTGTCCTGTGCCTGTTGCTAATAATTCAGAAACTTCTATTGAAAGGGCTGATTTAGAATGTGCGTATGGCACTGAGGATATATGTGATGTTGTAGGCGAGAGGCTGGATGAGTTGATTCTTGAGCCCCTTTCAGGCTTGGACATCAGTTTACATGCGTCTAAAGAGGAACAGGGTTCTGTTTTGGAATTCAGTTCTGAGGAGGGTTTCTGTGAGTTGGATCATATCTCTGGTACCCTTGAAGGAAGAGATGAGACTGCGAAGGACTTCTGTCAAAGCACTACTTGTACGGATACAGATTTTGAACCTGTTATTGATAGGCATGATGTTCAGTGTGAGCATGCTGATAATAACTCTGAATTGGGAAGTGCGTCAAGCATCAAATGCTGCCTAAACAATATATGTAATGATGGAGGACAATGCGAGCATGAGATGAACTCATGTCTCTCCAACCTTACCGTTGATGGCCGATTCCTGTCAGTAACACAACAAGTTGCTGGCTCTCCGAGTGGTTCGGCAACACCTTATATGTCAGCTACTAAAGCAGGCTGTGGAAGTTCCGTTCCTGGAAGTTTTGCGGAAGCTGTGTGCACTGGGACAGTGGATAATGGGACTTCGAAGAGCTTGGTAGTACCAGATACATTCAGAACGGATGATTCTGATGCCTCTCCTAACTTTACCCGTGCAATTGAAAATTTTAACCATGCTGGTTACACAGAAAAGGACAATGCTGGGACAGAAGTTGACACATGTGAGTTGAAATGTCTTCAGACTTCCTCTTTGCCTCTGCGTAGGAGTTCTAGGAGTAGAAAATCAGTCCAGAAAGTCCCAAGAGTTAAAAATGCAACTATGTGCACCAAGAAGGCCACTAAAGTGTGTCAAACCCCTGATTTGCTTTCAGAGGCTACAAGAAAGAAACGAAGTAGCTTGAGTAGATCAATTTGTTCATCTGACTGGGGAAAGTTAAAGAACTTGTCAAAGTACTTTCAAGAGTTTCAACAGAGTAATGAGATTTCCGTAAACCTAATGATAGATCAAAGATCAAGCAAAAAGAAGGCAGGCCAAAGGAACAGGAAGAAAAATATGCTTAACGTGATTGCAAGCTCTCAATTCTCAGAGGGAAGAAAGGAGGTTCCTTATCGCCCAATTCGTCTGAAGGTCACTTTTGGGAAAAAGGAAGAGCCGAGTAAGGTGGATGGTATAGCTCCTGTAGTGGTTGATGCTTTTCCTGGTTTCCAGCCTGCTGACAGTAGTAAGGGGCTGAATTCATGCTCATATATCGATAGCTCTGGAGAGCATGTGAAAGATAGTTCAGTTTCCAAAGATAAATGCAGCAATTCTACATCAAATGTTCAGTTCGCAGGATCCAATGTAGAAATGTGTTCCGAGTCAGGCAGGAGTAGTAATGAAGATTCTGCTCAACTGGATTTTGAAAAACGGGACAGCTTGTGCGCTGATAAGTTCTCAGATCCCGGTACTTCACCTGATTCAGAGGTTATTGACCAGTTACTTGGTTCTGTTATTGGGCCTATGGCGTCTTGTGGCAATGCTTGTCCCAGGAGTCACAGCTCCCCAGCTTCTAAGAAAAAGAGCAAGAACAAAAGATACAAGAAAGAAAAACTCTGTCTAGCAGGCAATCCTGCCCTAGAGTACCAACATAGTGCTGACAGAGCTAAGATATCTAAGAAGGGTGGTCAATTGCAGAAACTAGTTGATGATCTTCGTTCTATTAATAACATAAATGCTGACAGTGAAAATCCGCCAAGCAGTACCTCTGGCAGTGAGCTAGTTTTAACGGATTTGTTGCCAGTTGTTGATGACGGTTCCCGTGGGGCTGGAGATCTGGACAATGGTGCTGATACCAATGCCTATTCTAGTTTGACCATTGGGATTGAGTCTGCTAATTCTGGGAATTCATGTGAGTTGGTTCCTCTCAATGAAACTCAAGCAAAGAGAAATTCCAAAGGTTCAAGAACCAaaggaaaacccaggaataagtcTAAGATCACAGATGTTATTAGGCATCAAGTGGAACCTTTTGGCCAACAGAAAGCTAAAAGTAAGTCGACAAGTAAGCACAAAGTGATGGAAACTGGCATTTTGAGTGAGGCATACAAAATAAAGCCCCGACCAGGGACAG GGAATCAGGATATGCTTGATTTGGGGAAAACAGATGTCAGCAATGAAGTGCCACTAGATATTGCATGTTGCCTGGATCTTTCAACTACTGTAGTTGGGAAGCAGACCTCGGCTCCTCGTGTTGCATGGGTTTGCTGTGACGAGTGTCTTAAATGGCGCTGTATACCGGCTGAACTTGCAGATTCCATTGAACAAACAAACTGTAGATG GACTTGCAAGGACAATGGAGACCAAGCTTTTGCTGATTGTTCAATTCCCCAAGAGAAATCCAATGCTGAGATCAATGCTGAGTTGCAAATATCTGATGAAGAGGATGCTCGTGATGGGCACTTAGGTTCCAAGGGTAGCGGTCTTGGGCAACCAGTAG CTTTTCAGCCGTCAACTTGGATGCTTATAAAGTCTAACTTGTTTCTACACCGCAGTCGCAAGGCCCAGACTATGGACGAG GTTATGGTTTGCCACTGCAAACCTCCTGTAAATGGTCGACTGGGCTGTGGCAGTCAGTGTTTGAATAGAATGTTGAACATTGAGTGCGTTCAAGGAACCTGCCCATGTGGGGATCTTTGTTCTAATCAGCTG TTTCAAAAGAAGCAATATGCCATGCTGAGTTGGTTCCGTTGTGGGAAAAAGGGTTATGGATTGCAAGTTTTAGAAAATACCTCAGAGGGAAAGTTTCTCATTGAATATGTTGGCGAG GTGCTGGATTTGCAATCTTATGAGGCACGGCAAAGAGATTATGCTGCGAAGGGCCACAAGCATTTCTACTTCATGACGCTGAATGGAAATGAG GTTATAGATGCAAGCGCCAAAGGAAACTTAGGTCGCTTTGTTAACCATAGCTGTGATCCTAATTGTCGCACAGAGAAG TGGGTAGTGAATGGAGAAATTTGCGTTGGCCTTTTTGCATCGAGGAATATAAAAaag GGTGAAGAGTTAACTTTTGACTACAACTATGTACGGGTGTTTGGTGCTGCAGTTAAGAAATGTCACTGTGGCTCTCGTAAGTGTCGGGGCTATATTGGAGGTGATCCACTCAATTCACAAGTAATTGTTCAAGGAGACTCAGATGAAGAATTTCCAGAACCTGTTGTCATTGATGAAAATGGTGAAATTGACCGTAGCCTAGAGGATATGATGGCTAAATCCATTTCTCAGGACGCTGAACAGGCTCTAAATGGAGATAAATTAATCGAAGAGAATTCCGAAGATATAGTTGAATCTGGAGAGatggtaaataaaataaagtatttGACTGACGATGTTGATCAATCACAGACTGTTCCAGTGAAGGACACGGTTAATGAAGTTCATGAATCTACAGATAGTCTATTAGGCTTAGACCTTAAAAATTTGAGAAATGGACCTTTATCTGCTATACAAAGTCAAACCTCAAGAACAGAACATACGACGAGTACACCGGCATCTTCCCCGGAATCAGATATACTGCTTGTGGAAAATACAATACAAAAGTCTTTCTCTGGTTCGATTGATTCTAATAGCAGGGTGTCTGAACTTGACATTAAGTGTGAACTACCTCATGCTAGACCTCGTTCTCGAATGAAAATATCTCGTCCATCAAAATCTGTTAAGAACCGAAAATTTAGTGGCAATTCAGCCAATGTTGGTAAGGCTCTTCTAACAGGCCATAGATCAAAGATTTTATCCCACAAGTCAAAGAAATCACTGGAGGGTTCTGCCAATGGTCATCTTGAAGCAG TTGAGGCGAAGCTCAATGAATTACTCGATGCTGACGGTGGTATCTGCAAAAAGAAG GATGCCTCTAAAGGCTACTTGAAACTTTTGCTTCTAACTGCAGCTTCTGGTGATAGTGGCAATGGGGGATCAATTCAGAG CAATCGAGATCTTTCAATGATACTTGACGCGATGTTGAAATCCAAATCCCGGGGGGTTCTTCTGGATATAATCAACAAAAACG GATTGCAGATGCTACATAATATGATGAAGCTTTACAGAACGGATTTTAAGAAGATTCCTATCTTACGGAAGCTTCTTAAG GTTTTGGAATTTCTTGCTGAGAAGGAAATACTGACTATGGAGCACATTAATGGAGATTCACTACATCCTGGAGTAGAGAG TTTGAGGGAATCGGTATTATATTTCACGAACCACAAGGATAACCAG GTCCACCAAATTGCACGAAACTTTCGAGATAGATGGATTCctcgaaaatttaatcggaTGGATCGAAGGAGAGAGTTTCGTAGAGGCTCAAACTCAAATAATAGATATTTTGGAACAGGCCATCACTGGCGAGAACAAGGAGCACCCGATACAGAACGTAGCATAACTTGTTCTGATCAATCAGTAACAATTACAAACCCTAATCCTGCTGATGATAGAATGCTGCAGGAGGCCTCTTGTTCACAGTTAACTGATTCTCAAACTACTCTTACCCGACCTCGGAAACGTAAAAGCAGATGGGATCAACCTGCATGTCCTAGGTCACCCAAGAATATCAGAACAAATCCAATAGTTGAAATTATTGAGGATTTCTCCAAGCATGAAAACAAAGTACCAGATGATGAAACAATGCAGAATTctgatgaagatgatgaagcTCCACCTGGGTTTTCTTACCCACTTGATCCTGTTAATGACAGTCCACCTGGATTTTCTACTTCTGCACAGTGTCCTTCAATGGGACTTCTTCAGGAGAGATTCAACCCACGTTTACCAGTGGCGTATGGTATTCCGTTATCTGTGATACAGAAATCTGGGACTCTTTTGTGTGGAactgttgatagttgggatatTGCCCCTGGTATGCCTTTCCAACCTTTTCCACCACTTCCTCCTTATCCACGACGTGACAGGAGACAGGTGGCAGAGCAGGAAGAAGCGAGGGAGGGCTACAATGGTGATCAAGGTGTACCAAGTACTTCTGGTGCAAGTGCAAACCTGTTGCATCAGCAAAACACTGTTGCAACAAACCCGAACGTGTTTCAACAAGGAAGGTTCCGGAATATTCCAGGGAATAGGTATAATCGACAGAAGAAGTGGAACAACCAGAAGTCAAGGCCGCCATGGCTCCGGAATTTAGATGGGTGGGGTTTCAGAGGGAACTACCCACCTCATCCCAGAAACGGGTCATCAGAAATAAACACGGAAACGGTTGCTAATGAACTGAATGATAATCATTTAGCTGATGTAAATCATAGTATAGAGTATGCAG TTTTGTTCGAGACAAGGCAGGTTCATGGCATTGGCGAATTCGAGACGGAATAA